A window from Plasmodium chabaudi chabaudi strain AS genome assembly, chromosome: 11 encodes these proteins:
- a CDS encoding fam-a protein, which yields MNKTYIKVYLALFSIAGYMQNVTFASETETVAYNCTKHGTLRYRPRSIYDQYRDEASVDLDEALAVTNYARQSSDLLIKLSEVNVQDYSTYSTENGNIIYTKKIGNMDIGRLDFTIPSSSKYPTVYRQYWDFRYEKNPDEKIIQGKVVRVYCINTALFEKHNPDPNNTPLKKIYTLGSRIYLPEITVIVCPSRILNYDGEINQETRLEEVYKNQKLFELGIDPEEALNKYGDNLSGFVIRKGDDDQVHVTYINAIYDAGNSTEVAHNKRDREIAYTKILKLAQRIISNE from the exons atgaataaaacatatattaaggTTTATTTAGCACTTTTTAGTATCGCAGGATATATGCAAAATGTAACTTTTGCAAGCGAAACCGAAACTGTTGCATATAATTGTACGAAACACGGCACCCTCCGCTATAGACCAAGATCAat ATATGATCAATACAGAGATGAGGCTTCTGTCGACCTCGATGAAGCTTTAGCAGTAACAAATTATGCACGACAATCTTCAGatcttttaataaaactTTCTGAGGTTAATGTACAGGATTACTCAACCTATTCTACAGAAAATGgaaacataatatatactaagAAAATTGGAAATATGGATATTGGAAGACTTGATTTTACCATTCCATCTTCCTCTAAg tACCCTACTGTATATAGGCAATACTGGGATTTCagatatgaaaaaaatccagatgaaaaaattattcagg GAAAAGTTGTTCGTGTATACTGCATAAATACGGCCTTATTTGAAAAACATAACCCAGATCCTAATAATACACCactcaaaaaaatatatactttagGCTCAAGAATTTAT CTACCAGAGATAACTGTAATTGTATGCCCTTCAAGAATTCTAAATTATGACGGTGAAATCAATCAAGAAACTAGATTGGAAGAAGTTTacaaaaatcaaaaattatTCGAGCTTGGCATTGATCCTGAGGAAGCATTAAACAAATATGGTGATAATTTATCCGGATTTGTAATTAGAAAAGGCGATGATGATCAAGTTCATGTTACTTATATCAACGCT ATCTATGATGCTGGCAATTCTACCGAGGTTGCCCACAATAAAAGAGATAGAGAGATtgcatatacaaaaatCCTAAAGTTAGCACAGCGCATTATATCCAATGAATAA
- a CDS encoding CIR protein — translation MDNLCEAIDQIDEKITLDTNGSKQLFHYNTGSYPYCINGEGGTQECFSYEVIVSSLFIKMVNHFMKGDDLKNNKLAEYAILWLCYKLNKKKENEISNLNDFHNKYIKGNENHIDKINGAGSYNSYKNIINNKKYLNTIDIKEMSKFYVPLKSLCKLYTEYSKKKKNYTTCSQDAQDFAKHFEDLNQDSSITENISYREILSSLSIDYDDFKNECAKNCSYCNDIPTLSEIKTPPSSSIASKLIPVLLTCSISFFLGIAYKYSLFGFDKRRQRQYLRENLKK, via the exons ATGGATAACCtg TGTGAAGCAATTGATCAGAtcgatgaaaaaattaccTTGGATACGAATGGATCGAAACaactttttcattataatacGGGATCATACCCTTATTGTATTAATGGTGAGGGGGGGACGCAAGAATGCTTTTCTTATGAAGTAATAGTTAGTTctctttttataaaaatggtgaATCATTTTATGAAGGGtgatgatttaaaaaataataaacttgCCGAATATGCTATTTTATGGTTATGTTATaaactaaataaaaaaaaagaaaatgaaatcaGTAATCTGAAtgattttcataataaatatataaaagggAATGAGAATcatattgataaaataaatggtgCTGGATCTTATAATAGTTAtaagaatattataaataataaaaagtatttgAATACTATTGATATTAAAGAAATGTCTAAATTTTATGTTCCATTAAAATCATTATGCAAATTGTATACTGAAtatagcaaaaaaaaaaaaaattacacaACCTGTTCGCAAGATGCTCAAGATTTTGCTAAACATTTTGAAGATCTTAATCAAGATTCTAGTATTActgaaaatatttcatatagAGAAATATTGTCTAGTTTGTCAATTGATTATgatgattttaaaaatgaatgtgCTAAAAATTGCAGTTATTGTAACGATATTCCAACTCTTTCAGAGATAAAAACCCCACCAAGTTCATCGATAGCAAGCAAATTAATTCCAGTTTTATTGACATGTTcaatatcatttttcttGGGGATTGCTTATAag tattcattatttggatTTGATAAACGGCGTCAAAGACAATATTTAAGAGAAaatctaaaaaaataa
- a CDS encoding CIR protein, which translates to MADKACTLLREVDAYFNNENVNEEKFNNSGLFTYRCPRKGKEYICTTNNERINTLGVYLYENLNKISKDFKGEGNEANRHIEIFMMWLSGKLYKLENNKSTTLEESYKKYLENNMPSFNYWNVLGSKREYKIANVWYMSRLYSLLECICSIVIEYGKSKRNKQIEQISQQCYQKFINIYKDVKECYSYFHLLKFLKNIYDVIRNDAINETVAKKKDIKNKLLTDNGIRKAFASHIKDSKQVLGNVLNALTISLKDLTPKDWDQRFLDESDQTIDLYTKNCNALHSEISKQAKKDISKNPSTEQSQSGSNKLETQQQAEAPTALPPPPEPQKQDSPTPPPPPEPQKQNSLSPSQPPEQPKDNQEKAPSPPAKESSQIQLPNSLQSQEQKLETNQEGSGKLSKDPPSNEKIPESPPSLPGGEKKEPENIKAPTPGGQNNDNPQAPTPGGQSNDDPQPPTPTQDLGSPDSKQVNHPDSSPEKQSQLPVDSSSKTANLGIMLKGPGITIEKKIPQLLKIKDIFKGYNRPETVITVILIPIITLIIYKYLSRERTKKSEKKNMKKVINLAYGKRKTQIIIQSCDRTKNLKPVINSVDRKKDSLLNIHKLMQADSIPFINLFFLLIFLSIKENTIFWNYKFN; encoded by the exons ATGGCTGATAAAGCA tgtACACTACTTCGCGAGGTTgatgcatattttaataatgaaaatgtcAATGaggaaaaatttaataattctgGTTTATTCACATATAGATGTCCTCGAAAAggaaaagaatatatatgcacaacAAATAATGAAAGAATTAACACATTGGGCGTATATTTATACgaaaatttgaataaaatttcAAAGGATTTTAAAGGGGAAGGAAATGAAGCTAACCGGCATATTGAGATTTTTATGATGTGGCTAAGCGGcaaattatataagttAGAAAACAACAAAAGCACAACATTGGAAGAATCttataaaaagtatttaGAGAACAATATGCCTAGTTTTAATTATTGGAACGTTTTAGGTAGTAAAAGGGAATATAAGATAGCTAATGTTTGGTATATGAGTAGATTGTATAGCTTACTCGAGTGTATATGTAGTATAGTTATTGAATATGGCAAAAGCAAAAGAAACAAGCAAATTGAACAAATTTCCCAACAATGCTACCagaaatttattaatatttataaagatGTTAAAGAAtgttattcatattttcatttattaaagttcttaaaaaatatatatgatgttATTAGAAATGATGCTATTAATGAAACCGttgctaaaaaaaaagatattaaaaataaactccTTACAGATAATGGTATTAGAAAAGCCTTTGCTTCCCATATAAAAGATTCAAAACAAGTATTAGGAAATGTATTGAATGCTTTAACGATTTCTCTTAAAGATCTAACTCCAAAAGATTGGGATCAAAGGTTTTTGGATGAGTCTGATCAAACAATTGATTTATATactaaaaattgtaatgcATTACATTCTGAAATTTCGAAACAGGcgaaaaaagatatatcaaaaaaccCATCGACAGAACAATCCCAATCAGGAAGTAATAAATTAGAAACACAACAACAAGCAGAAGCACCAACAGCACTACCACCACCTCCAGAACCACAAAAACAAGATTCACCAACTCCACCACCACCACCAGAACcacaaaaacaaaattcaCTATCTCCATCACAACCTCCAGAACAACCAAAAGATAATCAAGAGAAAGCACCATCACCACCTGCAAAAGAATCATCTCAAATTCAATTACCAAATTCCCTCCAATCACAAGAACAAAAGTTAGAAACTAACCAAGAAGGTTCAGGTAAATTATCAAAAGACCCACCAAGTAATGAAAAGATACCAGAATCTCCCCCTTCTTTGCCAGGAGGCGAAAAAAAAGAGCCAGAAAATATCAAAGCGCCAACACCAGGTGGgcaaaataatgataatccACAAGCGCCAACACCAGGTGGTCAAAGTAATGATGATCCACAACCGCCAACTCCTACGCAAGATCTTGGATCACCAGATAGTAAGCAAGTAAACCATCCTGATTCATCCCCTGAGAAGCAATCTCAACTGCCAGTCGATTCTAGCAGTAAAACGGCTAATTTGGGAATTATGTTAAAAGGCCCTGGAATCACTATCGAAAAAAAGATACcacaattattaaaaatcaaagatatatttaaaggATATAACCGTCCTGAAACTGTAATTACAGTTATTTTAATACCAATTATtacattaattatttataag TATTTGTCTCGTGAACGGACAAAAAAAtcggaaaaaaaaaacatgaaaaaagttataaatttagcttatggaaaaagaaagacacaaataattatacaatCATGTGATAGGACCAAAAATCTAAAACCGGTTATAAATTCAGTTGACAGAAAAAAAGattcattattaaatatacacaAACTTATGCAAGCCGATTCTAtaccatttattaatttattttttttgctaatttttttgtctataaaagaaaatacgATTTTTTggaattataaatttaattaa